The sequence CCCAAATCGCCATAGCCTAGGTCGTCGGCCAGGATGACAATAATATTAGGGGCTTTCTGCGATTGAGCCAGCATCGGAAAGCCCGAAAGTACCAGGAGAAGGCTTCCAAAAAAACGTACGTTAAGACGATGAATCATGTGTTGAAGTAAATTAAGGTGGTGTTTAATAGCCTGGATTCTGATCTTCCGGGGCAATATCCGGATTGTTATCAATCTCCTGCTTGGGAATCGGCATCAGCAAGACCGAATTTGGGATGTCGATACCTTTGGCTGCTTTAATGACCGACTTAGCGGTGCCCGTACGGACGAGATCATACCAGCGTTTACCTTCCGCAATAAATTCATAAGCCCGCTCTTTGAGGACTAACTCCCGAAAACTGGCCGTTGTCTGACCAGTTAATGTAAAATCGACCGGTGAAGGGCTTCCCGGCGCTAAGCCATAGGCCCTTCGGTGAACCATATTCAGTCGTTCCAGCGCCAGCGCTGTTGGGTCCTGACTGGCCTGGCTAGCCGCTTCTGCATAAATTAGCAAGGCATCGGCGTAGCGGTAGATTGGAAAATCGTTGCCACTGGCTTGGGAGGCAGGCGCTCCGGTATCTTTAAATTTACCAAATCGAATCGGTTGGGAAGCGCTGTTGGCGACAATAGTACCTGCTTTGTTAGGTCCAGCCGTATACAGATTATACCCTTTCCGTAAATCCGCATCAGCCCAGTCCCGTAGGAGTGGGTAGGTTGGAAAACCAAAGAACGTACCGAAACCGTTTATGGCCCAGAGACTAGTGGGCAGGTGATAAAATTGCGGCAGCGCGGAGCCGGCGGCTACACTCCTTTGGAATTTAATGGAGAAAATCTCTTCGGATGTGGTGACAACGCCAGCGCCAAAAATGTTCTCAAAATCAGCAGACTGCTTTATAGTAACCAGTGAGTAAGCTGCCGACGCAATAACCTCCTCGGCTTTATCGCGGGCATTAGCCCATTGCTCCCGCACTAAATAAATATCCGCCAGCATCGTTTTTGCCGAGCCAGAGGTAGGTTTACCGGCAAGCGATTGTGTCAGGGGCAGGCTGGTCTCAGCTAGTTTCAAATCGGCAATAATCTGGGCATAAACAGTTTCGACGGCTTCGCGCTTGCCACCAACAGCCATCAGATCCTGCGTTGGTTGAGTCCGAACAGGGACTCCACCGAAGTTTTTTACGAGATTATAATAGGCCAGCGCCCGTAGAAAATAGGCCTCACCCAGTAACTGTTTCTTTTGCGTTTCGTCCATCGAAATAGCGGGAATGTACTTTAGTGCCAGGTTGGCCGCATCGATGGTTTTGTAAAAGCCCGCCCAAAACTGATCCGTTACGGCAATGATGGGTGTCGTAATCTGATACTGCGACATAGGAATGTAAAATCCCTGCCCGGATGCATAATCCTCAAGTGCGGTCGTATGAGCCAGATACCGGAAACCGTATAACGTAG comes from Spirosoma aureum and encodes:
- a CDS encoding RagB/SusD family nutrient uptake outer membrane protein; amino-acid sequence: MKKNIIFCLLSTSLLTFSCKEILIEKPESLLATTNFYKTAADANSAISAVSSTLHTTTLYGFRYLAHTTALEDYASGQGFYIPMSQYQITTPIIAVTDQFWAGFYKTIDAANLALKYIPAISMDETQKKQLLGEAYFLRALAYYNLVKNFGGVPVRTQPTQDLMAVGGKREAVETVYAQIIADLKLAETSLPLTQSLAGKPTSGSAKTMLADIYLVREQWANARDKAEEVIASAAYSLVTIKQSADFENIFGAGVVTTSEEIFSIKFQRSVAAGSALPQFYHLPTSLWAINGFGTFFGFPTYPLLRDWADADLRKGYNLYTAGPNKAGTIVANSASQPIRFGKFKDTGAPASQASGNDFPIYRYADALLIYAEAASQASQDPTALALERLNMVHRRAYGLAPGSPSPVDFTLTGQTTASFRELVLKERAYEFIAEGKRWYDLVRTGTAKSVIKAAKGIDIPNSVLLMPIPKQEIDNNPDIAPEDQNPGY